Proteins found in one Polyodon spathula isolate WHYD16114869_AA chromosome 42, ASM1765450v1, whole genome shotgun sequence genomic segment:
- the LOC121305241 gene encoding titin, with product FSESPSSPNIYLLPLPCEGIHPTNPILTCIVADFRPKKITVNWEVNGTPHNFKNPSPFPNGKDGKEKAYTLVSNLEISPEEWKNGATYSCVVSHNSTTRNKTISRCTACSSIEPTIHLQKPTFEDIIKGKDVSADCLVVGLNDITVSWITDGREHGSVLVDVKLNGNNTQSITRRLTVSSSEWKSYSKVSCKVTHPCSTKEASITKEKGYSKPALKILRPSEDQLGADSAELICIIAGFFPSDIYVTWLKGDKDIDAASYKNNPVTPENGEGSYSMVSRLTIPKNEWTTRNTYSCKAAHGTEWFEAKTPDNLFACSSIEPTIHLQKPTFEDIIKGKDVSADCLVVGLNDITVSWITDGREHDSVLVDVKLNGNNTQSITRRLTVSSSEWKSYSKVSCKVTHPCSTKEASITKEKGYSKPALKILRPSEDQLGADSAELICIIAGFFPSDIYVKWLKGDKDIDAASYKNNPVTPENGGVSYSMVSRLTIPKNEWTTRNTYSCVAAHGTERFEAKTPDNLFACSSIEPTIHLQKPTFEDIIKGKDVSADCLVVGLNDITVSWITDGREHDSVLVDVKLNANNTQSITRRLTVSSSEWKSYSKVSCKVTHPCSTKEASITKEKGYSKPALKILRPSEDQLGAYSAELICIIAGFFPSDIYVKWQKGDKDIDAASYKNNPVTPENGGVSYSMVSRLTIPKNEWTTRNTYSCVAAHGTERFEAKTPDNLFACSSIEPTIHLQKPTFEDIIKGKDVSADCLVVGLNDITVSWITDGREHDSVLVDVKLNANNTQSITRRLTVSSSEWKSYSKVSCKVTHPCSTKEASITKEKGYSKPALKILRPSEDQLGADSAELICIIAGFFPSDIYVKWQKGDKDIDAASYKNNPVTPENGGVSYSMVSRLTIPKNEWTTRNTYSCKAAHGTEWFEAKTPDNLFACSSIEPTIHLQKPTFEDIIKGKDASADCLVVGLNDITVSWITDGREHDSVLVDVKLNANNTQSITRRLTVSSSEWKSYSKVSCKVTHPCSTKEASITKEKGYSKPALKILRPSEDQLGADSAELICIIAGFFPSDIYVKWQKGDKDIDAASYKNNPVTPENGGVSYSMVSRLTIPKNEWTTRNTYSCKAAHGTEWFEAKTPDNLFACSSIKPTIHLQKPTFEDIIKGKDVSADCLVVGLNDITVSWITDGREHDSVLVDVKLNANNTQSITRRLTVSSSEWKSYSKVSCKVTHPCSTKEASITKEKGYSKPALKILRPSEDQLGADSAELICIIAGFFPSDIYVKWQKGDKDIDAASYKNNPVTPENGGVSYSMVSRLTIPKNEWTTRNTYSCKAAHGTEWFEAKTPDNLFACSSIEPTIHLQKPTFEDIFKGENVSADCLVVGLNDITVSWITDGREHGSVLVAVKLNGNNTQSITRRLTVSSSEWKSYSKVSCKVTHPCSTKEASITKETGHHKNPILDLRQPSEDQLGADSAELICIIAGFFPSDIYVKWQKGDKDIDAASYRNSPATPENGGVSYSTVSRLTVLKNEWTTRNTYSCMAAHGTEWFEARTSDNLFASVIPTKPTMQLLQSSSELVCLVYGFSPKHIEIKWFLNEEPVSRNYTTTQPSKGVDGKFSTRSQVTYSIREWKPGMVYTCQLEHPASNTILSHHIIKPEIIEEKDFHDENVDYFVAEDDMQGVWTTACTFIILFLISFLYSGFVTVVKVKK from the exons TTTTCAGAAAGCCCAAGCTCACCAAATATCTATTTACTTCCTCTGCCTTGTGAAGGCATTCATCCAACCAACCCCATTCTGACTTGCATCGTAGCAGACTTCCGCCCAAAAAAGATTACAGTAAACTGGGAAGTGAACGGAACTCCTCACAATTTTAAAAACCCTTCTCCCTTTCCCAACGGAAAAGATGGCAAAGAGAAGGCCTACACCCTCGTCAGCAACCTGGAGATTTCCCCGGAGGAGTGGAAGAACGGTGCCACGTATTCGTGTGTGGTTTCACACAACTCTACAACAAGGAACAAGACAATCAGCAGGTGTACAG CTTGCTCCAGCATTGAACCAACTATTCATCTTCAGAAACCCACATTTGAAGATATTATCAAAGGGAAAGATGTAAGTGCTGATTGTCTTGTGGTCGGGCTCAATGACATCACCGTTTCCTGGATTACTGATGGAAGAGAACATGGTTCAGTTTTAGTTGATGTCAAACTAAATGGGAATAATACCCAAAGCATCACCAGGCGATTGACAGTCTCTTCTTCTGAATGGAAAAGCTACAGCAAAGTTAGCTGCAAAGTTACACACCCTTGTTCCACCAAAGAGGCGTCTATTACCAAAGAGAAAG GTTACAGTAAACCTGCTCTTAAGATTCTACGCCCCTCTGAAGATCAGCTGGGAGCCGACAGCGCAGAGCTGATATGCATCATTGCTGGGTTCTTCCCGAGTGATATCTATGTGACATGGTTGAAAGGTGATAAAGACATTGATGCAGCTAGTTACAAGAACAATCCTGTCACTCCTGAAAATGGGGAAGGCTCCTATTCAATGGTCAGTAGACTCACAATCCCCAAAAATGAGTGGACGACTCGGAATACCTACAGCTGCAAGGCTGCTCATGGGACAGAATGGTTTGAAGCTAAAACACCTGACAATCTCTTTG CTTGCTCCAGCATCGAGCCAACTATTCATCTTCAGAAACCCACATTTGAAGATATTATCAAAGGGAAAGATGTAAGTGCTGATTGTCTTGTGGTCGGGCTCAATGACATCACCGTTTCCTGGATTACTGATGGAAGAGAACATGATTCAGTTTTAGTTGATGTCAAACTAAATGGGAATAATACCCAAAGCATCACCAGGCGATTGACAGTCTCTTCTTCTGAATGGAAAAGCTACAGCAAAGTTAGCTGCAAAGTTACACACCCTTGTTCCACCAAAGAGGCATCTATTACCAAAGAGAAAG GTTACAGTAAACCTGCTCTTAAGATTCTACGCCCCTCTGAAGATCAGCTGGGAGCCGACAGCGCAGAGCTGATATGCATCATTGCTGGGTTCTTCCCGAGTGATATCTATGTGAAATGGTTGAAAGGTGATAAAGACATTGATGCCGCTAGTTACAAGAACAATCCCGTCACTCCTGAAAATGGGGGAGTCTCCTATTCAATGGTCAGTAGACTCACAATCCCCAAAAATGAGTGGACGACTCGGAATACCTACAGCTGCGTGGCTGCTCATGGGACAGAAAGGTTTGAAGCTAAAACACCTGACAATCTCTTTG CTTGCTCCAGCATCGAGCCAACTATTCATCTTCAGAAACCCACATTTGAAGATATTATCAAAGGGAAAGATGTAAGTGCTGATTGTCTTGTGGTCGGGCTCAATGACATCACTGTTTCCTGGATTACTGATGGAAGAGAACATGATTCAGTTTTAGTTGATGTCAAACTAAATGCGAATAATACCCAAAGCATCACCAGGCGATTGACAGTCTCTTCTTCTGAATGGAAAAGCTACAGCAAAGTTAGCTGCAAAGTTACACACCCTTGTTCCACCAAAGAGGCGTCTATTACCAAAGAGAAAG GTTACAGTAAACCTGCTCTTAAGATTCTACGCCCCTCTGAAGATCAGCTGGGAGCCTACAGCGCAGAGCTGATATGCATCATTGCTGGGTTCTTCCCGAGTGATATCTATGTGAAATGGCAGAAAGGTGATAAAGACATTGATGCCGCTAGTTACAAGAACAATCCCGTCACTCCTGAAAATGGGGGAGTCTCCTATTCAATGGTCAGTAGACTCACAATCCCCAAAAATGAGTGGACGACTCGGAATACCTACAGCTGCGTGGCTGCTCATGGGACAGAAAGGTTTGAAGCTAAAACACCTGACAATCTCTTTG CTTGCTCCAGCATCGAGCCAACTATTCATCTTCAGAAACCCACATTTGAAGATATTATCAAAGGGAAAGATGTAAGTGCTGATTGTCTTGTGGTCGGGCTCAATGACATCACCGTTTCCTGGATTACTGATGGAAGAGAACATGATTCAGTTTTAGTTGATGTCAAACTAAATGCGAATAATACCCAAAGCATCACCAGGCGATTGACAGTCTCTTCTTCTGAATGGAAAAGCTACAGCAAAGTTAGCTGCAAAGTTACACACCCTTGTTCCACCAAAGAGGCGTCTATTACCAAAGAGAAAG GTTACAGTAAACCTGCTCTTAAGATTCTACGCCCCTCTGAAGATCAGCTGGGAGCCGACAGCGCAGAGCTGATATGCATCATTGCCGGGTTCTTCCCGAGTGATATCTATGTGAAATGGCAGAAAGGTGATAAAGACATTGATGCCGCTAGTTACAAGAACAATCCCGTCACTCCTGAAAATGGGGGAGTCTCCTATTCAATGGTCAGTAGACTCACAATCCCCAAAAATGAGTGGACGACTCGGAATACCTACAGCTGCAAGGCTGCTCATGGGACAGAATGGTTTGAAGCTAAAACACCTGACAATCTCTTTG CTTGCTCCAGCATCGAGCCAACTATTCATCTTCAGAAACCCACATTTGAAGATATTATCAAAGGGAAAGATGCAAGTGCTGATTGTCTTGTGGTCGGGCTCAATGACATCACCGTTTCCTGGATTACTGATGGAAGAGAACATGATTCAGTTTTAGTTGATGTCAAACTAAATGCGAATAATACCCAAAGCATCACCAGGCGATTGACAGTCTCTTCTTCTGAATGGAAAAGCTACAGCAAAGTTAGCTGCAAAGTTACACACCCTTGTTCCACCAAAGAGGCGTCTATTACCAAAGAGAAAG GTTACAGTAAACCTGCTCTTAAGATTCTACGCCCCTCTGAAGATCAGCTGGGAGCCGACAGCGCAGAGCTGATATGCATCATTGCTGGGTTCTTCCCGAGTGATATCTATGTGAAATGGCAGAAAGGTGATAAAGACATTGATGCCGCTAGTTACAAGAACAATCCCGTCACTCCTGAAAATGGGGGAGTCTCCTATTCAATGGTCAGTAGACTCACAATCCCCAAAAATGAGTGGACGACTCGGAATACCTACAGCTGCAAGGCTGCTCATGGGACAGAATGGTTTGAAGCTAAAACACCTGACAATCTCTTTG CTTGCTCCAGCATCAAGCCAACTATTCATCTTCAGAAACCCACATTTGAAGATATTATCAAAGGGAAAGATGTAAGTGCTGATTGTCTTGTGGTCGGGCTCAATGACATCACCGTTTCCTGGATTACTGATGGAAGAGAACATGATTCAGTTTTAGTTGATGTCAAACTAAATGCGAATAATACCCAAAGCATCACCAGGCGATTGACAGTCTCTTCTTCTGAATGGAAAAGCTACAGCAAAGTTAGCTGCAAAGTTACACACCCTTGTTCCACCAAAGAGGCGTCTATTACCAAAGAGAAAG GTTACAGTAAACCTGCTCTTAAGATTCTACGCCCCTCTGAAGATCAGCTGGGAGCCGACAGCGCAGAGCTGATATGCATCATTGCTGGGTTCTTCCCGAGTGATATCTATGTGAAATGGCAGAAAGGTGATAAAGACATTGATGCCGCTAGTTACAAGAACAATCCCGTCACTCCTGAAAATGGGGGAGTCTCCTATTCAATGGTCAGTAGACTCACAATCCCCAAAAATGAGTGGACGACTCGGAATACCTACAGCTGCAAGGCTGCTCATGGGACAGAATGGTTTGAAGCTAAAACACCTGACAATCTCTTTG CTTGCTCCAGCATCGAGCCAACTATTCATCTTCAGAAACCCACATTTGAAGACATTTTCAAAGGGGAAAACGTAAGTGCTGATTGTCTTGTGGTCGGGCTCAATGACATCACCGTTTCCTGGATTACTGATGGAAGAGAACATGGTTCAGTTTTAGTTGCTGTCAAACTAAATGGGAATAATACCCAGAGCATCACCAGGCGATTGACAGTCTCTTCTTCTGAATGGAAAAGCTACAGCAAAGTTAGCTGCAAAGTTACACACCCTTGTTCCACCAAAGAGGCGTCTATTACCAAAGAGACAG GTCACCACAAAAACCCTATCCTGGATCTTCGGCAACCCTCTGAAGATCAGCTGGGAGCCGACAGCGCAGAGCTGATATGCATCATTGCTGGATTCTTCCCGAGTGATATCTATGTGAAATGGCAGAAAGGTGATAAAGACATTGATGCCGCTAGTTACAGGAACAGTCCCGCCACTCCAGAGAATGGGGGAGTCTCCTATTCAACGGTCAGTAGACTCACAGTCCTCAAAAATGAGTGGACGACTCGGAATACCTACAGCTGCATGGCTGCCCATGGGACAGAATGGTTTGAAGCAAGAACTTCTGACAATCTCTTTG CTTCTGTGATACCAACAAAGCCCACAATGCAGCTTCTTCAGTCTTCAAGTGAACTGGTCTGCTTGGTGTATGGATTTAGCCCAAAGCACATTGAAATCAAGTGGTTTTTGAATGAGGAGCCTGTTTCTCGAAACTACACCACCACTCAGCCATCGAAGGGAGTGGATGGTAAATTCAGCACCAGAAGTCAGGTCACCTATTCCATAAGAGAATGGAAACCTGGCATGGTTTATACCTGCCAGTTGGAACATCCAGCCTCCAACACAATATTGTCCCATCATATCATTAAACCAG agATTATTGAAGAGAAAGACTTCCATGATGAGAATGTTGATTATTTTGTCGCAGAGGACGACATGCAGGGGGTGTGGACCACAGCGTGCACCTTCATCATTCTCTTTCTCATCTCCTTCCTCTACAGTGGCTTTGTCACCGTGGTAAAG